A genomic segment from Sparus aurata chromosome 10, fSpaAur1.1, whole genome shotgun sequence encodes:
- the LOC115589510 gene encoding uncharacterized protein LOC115589510: protein MSAAAWSRSSGVAVVRATTGLFSIFTLLCLVCLSSSLTCKDKLKEVKERNQKAQKQLDDAKKLSFHSTSRTAMAAAAWSRSRGVAGVRATTGLFSIFTLLCLVCLSSSLTHKDRLAELKEKRQKAQKQLDEVKAIYESKMDTAKHFAGLSLNLMESLEAFAKANEEAFPDDSLRLQEFVQGVEDLVERNKNKVEINDEEMRAQIVKNEKELESFRKLITVLEEQHAEL, encoded by the exons atgtcagcagcagcttggTCCAGGAGCAGTGGAGTGGCGGTTGTCAGAGCCACCACAGGCCTGTTCTCCATCTTCACTCTGCTGTGTCTGGTTTGCCTCTCAAGTTCGCTGACTTGCAAAGACAAGCTG AAAGAGGTCAAGGAAAGAAATcagaaagcacaaaaacaactggaCGATGCGAAG AAGCTCTCCTTCCATTCAACGAGCAG AACAGcgatggcagcagcagcttggtCCAGGAGCAGAGGAGTGGCTGGTGTCAGAGCCACCACAGGCCTGTTCTCCATCTTCACTCTGCTGTGTCTGGTTTGCCTCTCAAGTTCACTGACTCACAAAGACCGGCTG GCAGAGTTAAAGGAAAAACGTcagaaagcacaaaaacaactggaCGAGGTGAAG gCAATATATGAGTCAAAAATGGACACCGCTAAACATTTCGCGGGGCTATCTCTGAATCTTATGGAGTCCCTGGAGGCATTCGCGAAGGCAAATGAAGAAGCATTTCCTGATGACTCCCTACGTCTGCAGGAGTTTGTGCAGGGCGTCGAGGACTTGGTAGAGAGAAATAAGAATAAAGTAGAAATAAACGATGAGGAGATGCGAGCACAAATAGTGAAGAATGAAAAGGAACTGGAAAGTTTTAGGAAATTAATCACAGTCCTTGAGGAGCAACACGCTGAACTGTAA